A window of candidate division WOR-3 bacterium genomic DNA:
TAAAGGGTATGGCTTGAAGGAAGCTTCTCATTTTTTAAGGAATATAGGATTTTCCTTTGAACTTGCTATTCTTGACAGACACATTTTAAAAAATCTAAAAAAAGAAGGTGTAATTGATGAAATTCCAGATAATTTGAAAAAAAATGAATATCTAAAAATAGAGAAAAAATTTAAAGAGTTTTCTTATAAAACAGGTATTCCCTTACAGAATCTCGATCTTTTCTTTTGGTGGAGAGAGACAGGCGAAGTTTTCAAATGAATCTTATAGAGGATTTAAAAAAAGGTTTAAAATTTAAGGATTTTTATATATTTGCTGATAGGATTTCCTCAGGTAGATTTCCCGAAGAGTATAATATTGATGTTTTTTTAAGAAAAGATAAAAAAGTTTTTTTTATTTTAAGTTTGAAATATTTTGAAGGAAGAAAACCCTTTTATAGAAAGTGGATTGAAATTTTTAATATAAGTGAAAATTTCTTTAACTCAGAATTTGAAGATTTTTTTCTTGAATTTATTTCAAAGGATATAAAAGGTGGTGAAAAAATTTATATAGAGTATATAAGGGATAAAGAGACCTATGATTTTTTATTTAAAGGAAATCCAGTTTATCTTTCAAGAATTGGTTTTAAACTTTTAAAGCTTTCCTTTACATGGATGAAGGATTTTTATTTTCCGGAGGGATTTTGGGAAGGTTCTCCAAAAATTCTTGCTGAAAAAGCTCTTAATGATAAAAGAAAAATAGAACATTTAATGGAAATTAAAAAAGAAATTGAAAAATTCTACATTAAAAATAAGAATTCAAAAGACAAATTAATTCTGGAAGGTATAAGAAGAAGTGAGGAATTTTTTAAAAATTTAATAATGATATAAAGGTGAAATGCAAAAGATTTTATGAGAAAACGCCTATGTTGAAAGAATTAAAGAGGACATGTAGGAAAATTTTGTAGCAGGCACCCCTTGTGATTTTATTGAGACGGAAAATTCAATATTCTTATAGTATTCTACACTAAAGAGATTAAGATTAAGTAGTTTATGAAAAATATGGAGAAAGGTTAAAGTGGGAAGCATTCAATATCATTAAAAATTCGCAGGCTAAAGCCTGCGCCTACCATTTTTTTGAAAATCTTTAATATTTATTCCCATGATTCTATAATTTTATGGTAGCCGCACCTTTTAGGGTGCGTTATATCCCGCAGGCTACCATTTTTTTGAAAATCTTCTTCTGGGGAGCTACACCTTTTAAGGTATAAAGTAACAAGATTTTTAGAATATTGTTTCTATTATCCCTCATATCTCCTTCGTCCTTAATTTTCCAAAAAAAACAAGGTTCTATAATTTTATGGTAGCCGCACCCTTTAAAGTGCGCAAAAATTCTTTAAGAGAGCCTTTTTCTTTTATCCCCATAATTTTATTTAATTATATTTAATCATATTTAATTATATGGCATCCACAATTTTATGGTAGCCGCACCCTTCAGGGTGCGAAATATTTTGCTTTAAGATTAAAATATGAAAAAGAAAAAAGTTTAAAAAATAATGATAGAGAGGAAAAATTGAGGGAAATTAATTATCAAATTTTTTGAAAAATAGACAACAAGGCAACAAAGGATGATTTTTAAAGTTGAAAGATTTAAAGAGGACTATACAAGAACATTTTGTAGTAGGCACTCCTAAAAATCTTATTGAGACAGAAAAATTCAATATAAACC
This region includes:
- a CDS encoding DUF1122 family protein produces the protein MNLIEDLKKGLKFKDFYIFADRISSGRFPEEYNIDVFLRKDKKVFFILSLKYFEGRKPFYRKWIEIFNISENFFNSEFEDFFLEFISKDIKGGEKIYIEYIRDKETYDFLFKGNPVYLSRIGFKLLKLSFTWMKDFYFPEGFWEGSPKILAEKALNDKRKIEHLMEIKKEIEKFYIKNKNSKDKLILEGIRRSEEFFKNLIMI